A section of the Paracoccaceae bacterium genome encodes:
- a CDS encoding CoA ester lyase: MSFRVQPAPVARPNRCQLFGPGSNVKLFEKMAASAADVINLDLEDSVAPADKATARGNVIAAINDVDWGSKHLSVRINGLDTPYWYRDVIDVLEQAGERLDQIMIPKVGCAADVYAVDALVTAAEAAAGRTKRIGLEVIIETAAGIAHVEEIAASSPRLQAMSLGAADFAASMGMQTTGIGGTQEDYYMLHDGAKHWSDPWHWAQTAIVAACRTHGVLPVDGPFGDFSDDDGFRAQARRSATLGMVGKWAIHPKQIALANEVFTPSDAAVAEAREILAAMAEADASGAGAAVYKGRLVDLASVRQAEVIVTQAEMIGG; this comes from the coding sequence ATGTCGTTCCGCGTTCAACCCGCCCCCGTCGCCCGCCCGAACCGCTGTCAGCTGTTCGGCCCGGGATCGAACGTAAAACTGTTCGAAAAGATGGCGGCAAGTGCCGCGGACGTCATCAACCTGGATCTGGAAGACAGCGTGGCCCCCGCCGACAAGGCAACGGCGCGGGGCAATGTGATCGCGGCGATCAACGATGTGGACTGGGGGTCCAAACACCTGAGCGTGCGGATCAACGGCCTCGACACGCCCTATTGGTATCGCGATGTGATCGATGTGCTGGAACAGGCGGGTGAGCGGTTGGACCAGATCATGATCCCCAAGGTCGGCTGCGCGGCGGATGTCTATGCGGTGGACGCGCTGGTCACCGCGGCCGAGGCGGCGGCCGGTCGCACCAAGCGGATCGGGCTTGAGGTTATCATCGAAACCGCCGCCGGAATTGCCCATGTGGAAGAGATTGCGGCGAGCTCCCCCCGCCTTCAGGCGATGAGCCTGGGGGCGGCGGATTTCGCCGCCTCCATGGGGATGCAGACAACCGGGATCGGCGGGACGCAGGAAGATTACTACATGCTGCATGACGGGGCGAAGCATTGGTCGGACCCCTGGCATTGGGCGCAAACGGCAATTGTCGCGGCCTGCCGGACCCATGGCGTGCTACCGGTGGACGGGCCGTTCGGGGATTTTTCGGATGACGACGGGTTCCGGGCGCAGGCGCGGCGGTCGGCGACGCTGGGCATGGTCGGGAAATGGGCGATCCACCCGAAGCAGATTGCACTTGCGAACGAAGTGTTCACACCCTCTGACGCAGCCGTGGCCGAGGCACGAGAGATCCTGGCCGCGATGGCCGAGGCCGATGCAAGCGGCGCGGGTGCGGCGGTCTACAAGGGGCGACTGGTTGATCTGGCCAGTGTCCGGCAGGCCGAGGTGATCGTGACGCAGGCCGAAATGATTGGTGGGTGA
- a CDS encoding DUF2029 domain-containing protein — MAGLGQQVQERSGVLAVLGAALAVVCLIGLHWNIWAVDFSALYFAGYFFCAGDLAQVYAAPPEVIGSQMPPAWVAAVAATGHGDEQTYPFIYPPWVAVLMAPVARFDPQSAMNANLLINVVLTLGSIGLAWRIIGVSAMSFPIWVLISLALVVPGVPLISAVLLGQTQILVFFLCLLAFERYIAGWFIAAGIALALAACIKITPAAFVLIFLFDRNRRALAAFLLTGAAMLAISIAVAGVGLHQTYLAHLGTINAHIYASFFAFSFETFLFETLNALRGTAPLHVENEYIFAKPGWISAVSKLGLLIATGVLWRVTRGDGAHRRTAARLLGLALIVALFAPLGWAHYYLLALFLLPGVLTWMPLRRAMVLLLSVAVTLSLPFQSAFFDLALPVYPQILIMVPVFLATLIALLVAFRQANPA, encoded by the coding sequence GTGGCCGGTCTGGGGCAGCAAGTTCAGGAACGATCCGGCGTTTTGGCGGTGCTGGGTGCGGCGCTCGCCGTCGTCTGTCTGATCGGGCTGCATTGGAATATCTGGGCGGTGGATTTCAGCGCGCTTTATTTCGCGGGGTATTTCTTCTGTGCGGGCGATCTGGCGCAAGTCTATGCCGCCCCGCCCGAGGTGATCGGCAGCCAGATGCCGCCCGCCTGGGTCGCGGCAGTGGCGGCGACCGGGCATGGCGACGAACAGACCTATCCGTTCATCTACCCGCCGTGGGTTGCGGTTCTGATGGCCCCGGTGGCCCGGTTTGATCCGCAATCGGCGATGAACGCGAACCTGTTGATCAATGTCGTCCTGACGCTGGGCAGTATTGGCTTGGCGTGGCGGATTATCGGGGTCAGCGCCATGTCGTTCCCGATCTGGGTACTAATCAGCCTCGCGCTGGTGGTGCCGGGGGTGCCGTTGATCTCGGCAGTGTTGCTGGGGCAAACGCAGATTCTCGTCTTCTTCCTGTGTCTGCTGGCGTTCGAGCGATACATCGCGGGCTGGTTCATTGCCGCTGGCATCGCCCTTGCCCTGGCGGCTTGCATCAAGATCACGCCTGCCGCGTTTGTGCTGATCTTCCTGTTTGATCGCAACCGGCGGGCGTTGGCGGCGTTTCTGCTGACCGGCGCGGCCATGCTGGCGATCAGTATCGCGGTTGCAGGCGTCGGGCTGCATCAAACCTACCTTGCCCACCTCGGCACGATCAACGCCCATATTTACGCCAGCTTCTTTGCCTTTTCGTTCGAGACGTTCCTGTTTGAAACCCTCAACGCCCTGCGCGGAACTGCGCCGCTGCATGTGGAGAACGAGTATATCTTTGCCAAACCGGGCTGGATCTCGGCCGTGTCAAAGTTGGGATTGCTGATCGCGACGGGGGTTCTGTGGCGCGTGACGCGGGGCGACGGGGCGCATCGACGCACCGCCGCGCGGCTGCTGGGGCTTGCCCTGATCGTCGCGCTTTTTGCGCCGCTGGGCTGGGCGCATTACTATTTGTTGGCACTGTTTTTGTTGCCCGGCGTGTTGACCTGGATGCCCCTGCGGCGCGCGATGGTTCTGCTGTTGAGTGTCGCCGTAACACTCAGCTTGCCGTTCCAATCGGCGTTCTTTGACCTTGCACTGCCCGTTTATCCACAAATCCTGATCATGGTGCCGGTCTTTCTTGCCACCCTGATCGCCCTGCTGGTCGCTTTTCGCCAGGCGAATCCGGCCTGA
- a CDS encoding IS1182 family transposase has protein sequence MMGPRQEAQAALFYEFSLEDHVPQDHLLRSIDRFVDLSSIRAHLADFYSHTGRPSIDPELLIRMLIVGYCFGIRSERRLCEEVHLNLAYRWFCRLDLADRVPDHSTFSKNRHGRFRESELLRHLFETTVARCIAEGLVSGQRLAVDASLIEADANKQYSAPKEEWDIARIDADAAPRAVREYLDTLDEAAFGAATPVEPKFTSYSDPASQWTAARKGPAFFAYSDNYLIDTDHGVIVDVEATRSIRQAEVGSTKTMLKRAKERFDLHPERLIADTAYGSGPMLGWLVGEKIAPHIPVFDKAGRTDGTWSRADFEWDAENNQYICPEGEALKQFRRNYSDPNRGPTGKGVAKYQALKHTCQSCPSKPKCCPNADARKITREEHEDARDIARAIAKTPQYKISVKLRKKVEMLFAHLKRILGLGRLRLRGPCGANDEFLLAATAQNLRKLAKIFPAPQQTRKA, from the coding sequence ATGATGGGACCGAGGCAGGAAGCACAGGCGGCGCTGTTCTATGAGTTCTCGCTGGAAGACCATGTCCCGCAAGATCACCTGCTGCGATCGATTGATCGTTTCGTCGATCTGAGCAGCATCCGCGCCCATCTTGCCGATTTCTACAGCCACACCGGTCGTCCTTCGATCGATCCTGAACTGCTGATCCGGATGCTGATCGTCGGTTACTGCTTCGGCATCCGGTCCGAGCGGCGGCTCTGTGAAGAGGTACACTTGAACCTCGCGTACAGGTGGTTTTGTCGGCTCGACCTGGCCGATCGGGTGCCGGATCACTCGACCTTTTCAAAGAACCGGCATGGTCGGTTCCGCGAGAGTGAGCTGCTGCGCCATCTCTTCGAGACCACGGTCGCGCGATGCATCGCCGAAGGTCTCGTCAGCGGTCAGCGCCTGGCCGTCGATGCCAGCTTGATCGAGGCGGATGCCAACAAGCAGTACTCTGCGCCAAAGGAAGAATGGGACATTGCGCGGATCGATGCAGACGCTGCACCCCGCGCGGTCCGCGAGTATCTCGACACTCTGGATGAGGCCGCATTCGGAGCAGCGACACCGGTCGAGCCAAAGTTCACGTCCTATTCCGACCCAGCCAGCCAGTGGACGGCGGCGCGTAAGGGTCCCGCATTTTTTGCCTACTCCGACAACTATCTCATCGATACCGATCATGGTGTCATCGTCGACGTGGAAGCGACACGGTCGATCCGTCAAGCCGAGGTGGGGTCAACCAAGACGATGCTGAAGCGGGCCAAAGAGCGCTTCGATCTTCATCCCGAACGGCTGATCGCCGACACCGCCTACGGATCGGGACCCATGCTCGGATGGCTGGTGGGTGAAAAGATCGCACCGCACATCCCGGTCTTCGACAAAGCCGGGCGCACCGATGGCACCTGGTCCCGAGCTGACTTCGAATGGGATGCCGAGAACAATCAATACATCTGCCCGGAAGGCGAGGCTCTGAAGCAGTTCCGCCGAAACTACTCCGACCCCAATCGCGGCCCAACCGGCAAGGGCGTGGCCAAGTACCAAGCGCTGAAGCACACCTGCCAATCCTGTCCTTCCAAGCCGAAGTGCTGCCCGAATGCCGACGCCCGTAAGATCACCCGTGAGGAACATGAGGACGCTCGCGACATCGCCCGCGCAATCGCCAAAACGCCGCAATACAAGATCTCGGTGAAGCTCCGGAAGAAGGTCGAAATGCTCTTTGCCCACCTCAAGCGCATTCTCGGCCTGGGACGGCTCCGATTACGTGGACCATGCGGCGCAAATGACGAATTCCTGCTCGCCGCCACTGCCCAAAACCTTCGCAAACTGGCAAAGATCTTTCCTGCACCGCAGCAAACGCGCAAAGCCTGA
- a CDS encoding sugar phosphate isomerase/epimerase codes for MRQLKVYTSLWAMQPHDQTGVKLPFDQVAEMVAAAGFDGLAIDLGASDVATAHEVRPHLEANGLTPLIVAFPKEVDGFRDTLEMAKDFGSPFVDIIGQVMPLTIPEMAPIIRRWIDMSDEVGVPVQFETHRNCITNDLFVTLQLLDLIPQMRICADLSHYVVDREFWFPLSDHDRGLISRILRRSDSLQGRVASRQQIQLQLGFPQHQKWVDLFKGWWREGLADWRSWNQSGDCIFLCELGPPEYAMTGPDGKEMSNRWEEALQIKQWVQKI; via the coding sequence ATGCGGCAATTGAAGGTCTATACGTCGCTGTGGGCGATGCAGCCACATGACCAGACGGGTGTGAAACTGCCCTTCGATCAGGTGGCCGAAATGGTGGCTGCGGCAGGTTTTGACGGGCTGGCCATCGATCTTGGCGCATCCGATGTGGCCACGGCGCATGAAGTTCGCCCGCATCTTGAAGCCAACGGCCTGACGCCGCTGATCGTCGCCTTCCCGAAAGAGGTTGACGGCTTCCGCGACACCCTTGAGATGGCCAAGGACTTCGGATCGCCATTCGTCGACATCATCGGCCAGGTGATGCCGCTGACCATCCCCGAGATGGCGCCGATCATCCGCCGTTGGATCGACATGAGCGACGAGGTCGGCGTGCCCGTCCAATTCGAAACCCACCGTAATTGCATCACCAATGACCTGTTCGTGACGCTGCAACTGCTCGACCTCATCCCCCAGATGCGCATTTGTGCCGATCTGTCCCATTACGTTGTCGACCGCGAGTTCTGGTTTCCACTGTCAGACCATGACCGTGGCCTGATCAGCCGCATCCTGCGGCGTTCCGACAGCTTGCAGGGGCGCGTCGCCAGCCGGCAGCAAATCCAGCTGCAGCTTGGCTTCCCCCAGCATCAGAAATGGGTCGATCTGTTCAAAGGCTGGTGGCGCGAAGGACTGGCCGACTGGCGGTCGTGGAACCAATCTGGCGATTGCATCTTCCTGTGTGAGCTTGGTCCGCCCGAATACGCCATGACCGGCCCGGACGGGAAAGAGATGTCAAACCGCTGGGAAGAGGCTTTGCAGATCAAACAATGGGTGCAAAAGATTTAG